The window GCAAACATTTTAATGCTCTCTCCTGAAGGGGACAAGAGCTCTCCTTTCCAGTCAGAGATATTGCGAGATTCAGAGCTAAAGTTGATTCCCACAACTGCAACGTGGTTTCCGTTATGGGTGTATTTTTCTTTATATTTGCGTAGGTCTGCCTGCTCAAAAGCAGCGTGACCATCTTTGTCCACCTTAAACTCGATGATGTAGGTGGTGTTTTCTAATTCAAAGACAAGGTCAATCCGTCCAATATTTGTAGGGTCCTCAGCGTGGGTCTTAATTCCCATCCCTTCGAGGAGAATCAGAAAAATACTGTGATAGAAAGCCTCACAAGCATTTTTAAATAGGTTATAGGGGATTTTTGCAAAGTAAACGTTGATACGCTCAAAGAAAGTAGAAAGATCATGATTGGCTAAGTCACTTCTGCATTCCAAGGATTGGAGGGAGACATCTGCAGGACTAATTTTGGCAAACTTTTGAAGTAAAGAGTCAAAAAAGGCCCGCCTGACCTCACGATTGGGAAAATCGAGCTTATATAGGTCTCTTTTAACGTCGTAACTTTGAAAGGTTAGGTAACCCGTTTGCCACATCAATGCTTTAAGATCAATGTCTTCTAAGTCGCCGATATCAATAAGCTCAGAAGGCTTAGCCTGAATACCACTGAGCTGGAAAGAGGGAGTGGGCATCTTTTTGATGAGTTCAATTAAAAAGGATGGAGTCCCTGTGCTATACCAGAAACTTTGAGGTCGCCCTTCATCTAAAAAATTTAGAGTGGAAAACGGATTATAAACCGGGGCTCCTTCGTAAGAAAAACGGTACCCATTATACCACTGTCTCATCTCACTTAAGATCTCTTGCTTGCTCTTATTCTCTCTTTTTTTCATTACGGCTGCAATATGATCTTGGAAAGCATGAGTGATTTCCTCTTCTGAGTAGCCAAAAAGGGTCGCATACTTCGGACGAGTAGTCATGTCTTTTAAGTTATTAAGTCCTGAAAAAAGGGACACTTGAGAAAACTTACTAATTCCAGTAATAAAGGTAAACTTCAAATACTCATCTAAACCTTTCAGGGCCCCAAAAAAGTTTTGGAGAAGATTTCGGTTTTTTTCTGCAAGGTTGATATCTTTGAGATTGTCGATAATAGGTTTATCATATTCGTCGATTAAAACGGCAACCTGTCCTTTTTTTGCAAGGGCTTTAACGATATCGATCAAGCCCTCTTTTGGGGAGGATATTTCGTTAGAAATATGGTAGGTGTCAGCGATTTGTCCCAGTGCTCTTGTTAAGCTCTTTTCTAAGTCTTCTTGGCTACCTGTTAAAATTTGCGTAAAGTCTAGGTGAACGAAGGGGTGGGCTTCCCATTTATAGTCGGTTGAGTAGATGGCACATTCTTTGAATAGCTCTTTATTTCCCTTTAAGATCTCCTTGAGGGTATTGATAAAAAGAGATTTTCCAAAGCGGCGCGGTCTTGCAACAAAGTAGTGCTTACCTTGCTCGATAAGATCGTAGGCAAACTGTGTTTTATCGATGTAGACATACCCTCCATTGATGACTTCAGAGATCGACTGGAGGCCTATCGGTAATTTTTTCATCGAATCTGCTTATTTAAGACATTTTTTACATCTTCATAATACAGCTTAAAAGGTTTAAAATCTACAAACTTTCTTCTTTACAAAAAGTTTATATGTCTGCGATAGTTGGCCATTTAAAGCTCAAGGAGGTTTACCATGGCAAGTTCATCCAATGCAGGAAGTATCGTAGAAAGAACCTATAACACAACCGTCCAGTACAAACCTGGAAAGTTTCAGTGTGGCAAAATGGGGGATGTTTACTTTAGTGCAAGCTCCCCAGCTCTTAAGGAGCGGCAAAATCAAAGAATTATGTGTCTTAAGGATAAACACCTTCATGAGTTCCAAGAGGAAAAGATCCTTAAAAAAGTTGTTTCGGGGCAAGATGGGCGCCAAAAGATTGAAAAAACAAGTGAGTATCCTTACAGTATTCATGTCCAATTAGAGATGGAATTTCCCAATGCAGCATATGGAGGTTCGGGTTCACTAGTGGGTCCCCATCACGTTCTGACCTGTGGGCACAACATTTATGATGTAAAAACAGGAAAGTGGGCAACCAAAATCACCGTTCATCCTGGGCGGAATGGAAAAAGCGCTCCCTATGGAGAAGCAACAGTTACAAAGGCCTATACCTTCGATAACTATACCAGTGGTAAAGAACGTACTTATGATATCGCCGTCCTTTTGCTAGATAGGTCGGTTGGAAAATATACCGGATGGGGCGGGCTTTGCAGTGCTCCCGATGACTCGTTAAGGGGAGCTACATTTAACATTACCGGTTACCCTGGAGATAAAGGCTTTGACCAAATGTGGAGCATGAGCCATAAAGTCAAAAACGTTGGAAAAGAGACCTTTGACTATGAGATCGATACCTTTGGGGGGCAAAGCGGTAGTGCTATCTGGGTTAAAGATATGTTTGGCTCGGTCAAAATCATGGGAGTTCACACCTTAGGAGGCTTCGAC of the Candidatus Neptunochlamydia vexilliferae genome contains:
- a CDS encoding ATP-binding protein; translated protein: MKKLPIGLQSISEVINGGYVYIDKTQFAYDLIEQGKHYFVARPRRFGKSLFINTLKEILKGNKELFKECAIYSTDYKWEAHPFVHLDFTQILTGSQEDLEKSLTRALGQIADTYHISNEISSPKEGLIDIVKALAKKGQVAVLIDEYDKPIIDNLKDINLAEKNRNLLQNFFGALKGLDEYLKFTFITGISKFSQVSLFSGLNNLKDMTTRPKYATLFGYSEEEITHAFQDHIAAVMKKRENKSKQEILSEMRQWYNGYRFSYEGAPVYNPFSTLNFLDEGRPQSFWYSTGTPSFLIELIKKMPTPSFQLSGIQAKPSELIDIGDLEDIDLKALMWQTGYLTFQSYDVKRDLYKLDFPNREVRRAFFDSLLQKFAKISPADVSLQSLECRSDLANHDLSTFFERINVYFAKIPYNLFKNACEAFYHSIFLILLEGMGIKTHAEDPTNIGRIDLVFELENTTYIIEFKVDKDGHAAFEQADLRKYKEKYTHNGNHVAVVGINFSSESRNISDWKGELLSPSGESIKMFAP